The DNA region AGAAAAGGCACAAACTTTCCCAGTTTATGGATTTCAACTCAAGTGGCCTCTTCTGCTCTTTGCTCCTTCTCCCTAATTATGAATAGTATCAATAGTATCACTGTTATATTTATGATTACTAATATCACTACTACTTTTTCCCTTGTTTTAATGTTTCAGAATTGCCAGAAAATTCCCCACAAATTATAGAGGAACCACCAGCCAATACGGCTATTAATGGGAGCTGCAGCACCAGCACTAGCACCAGCTCAACTAGCAATAACAACAGCAATGGTGGTGCTAGCAGCAGTGTATTTGCGAGCTTGTTTGCTTCATCAACCCCATCACAAAACCTTCAATCTCAAACTCCAGCATTCAGTGACCTAATTAGAGCCATGGGGCCTCCAGCAGACCTCTCAGGGCCTTCATCTGCCGAGTCTATCTCCCTGTGCCTTGGATCATCCATTTTTGCAACCGGAGGGCAGGAGCGGCGTCAATATGCCCCTCCACCGCAGCCGGCCATGTCCGCCACTGCATTGCTGCAGAAAGCTGCTCAAATGGGTGCAGCCGCAACAAATGCCTCTTTGCTTCGTGGCTTAGGCATAGTGTCATCTTCAGCTTCATCCTCACCGGGTCAACAAGATAGTTTGCAATGGGGTCAAAGGCCGGTCGAACCGGAGAATTCCACCGTTCCTTCCGGGCTCGGGCTCAGTCTTCCTTACGATGGCGACTCTGGACTGAAGGAGTTGATGATGGGCACTCCCTCCATGTTTGTTCCAAAGCAGACCACCCTCGATTTTCTCGGGTTGGGGATGGCTGTTGGGGGCACCCCTGGTGGAGGCTTATCAGCACTGATGACTTCTATTGGTGGCGGTCTAGATGTTACGTCTGCAGCAGCATCCTTTGGTAATGGAGAATTCTCTGGCAAAGATATTGGGGGCAACACTTGAATGCAAAGACTATATTTTTCAGGGCAAGAAAGTTCTGATTGTACAGAGTTGTATGGTCTTTGCACATTGTGAAGTTGCAATTCAGATTAATAAGATATAGTGTGCTCCTATGGAGCCAGTGCAACAAGCTATGTGCAAATGGGTCGTTTCGGATCATCTCTGATGCCTGCAGAAAAAGGCCCAGAAAGCCTTCATTTCATCAAGAGTAATGGCACTAGTTATAATTGGTCTGGACCAGTGTTTTTGATGAATTAAGGTGTTGTGCAGAAAGATGTGGGCATGAATGTCAATGGTAATAGCGACAATGGCGATTTCGACACCTACTGTGTTCGATGAAGCTGTGAATTCTGGTGTGGGATGATTTGGTTGGTACAAAGCTGTAGCCTGTAGCCATAAATCAGGAAACATTGATGTTGTTCTCAACTTCTCTTACACTGTTGATTTATTATCACAAGGTGATATTTAGCAGTGAATGGTTGGttgaattaatattattattatcacGAGCATGCATTGTCATTATGTTGTAGAATTGTATTCCATTGAAGGTCAAATTTTCGCCTATAAATTGAACTAAATGATCCGGACACAAATGCCATGTTGCAATTGTAACTATTTCTGGTAAGGATATAATGGTCtaatgtagtccatgaataatGGACGCTGTCCCTTCTCTTGTGGTTCATAAACATCATGAGTCTTGTTCACATTTATGTCATTTCCGTAGGAAGGAAGACATGATTTCATGCTAATAATGTCATTT from Lotus japonicus ecotype B-129 chromosome 2, LjGifu_v1.2 includes:
- the LOC130740744 gene encoding zinc finger protein GAI-ASSOCIATED FACTOR 1-like, with the translated sequence MPVDLDNVSTASGEASVSSSGNQIVPPPKAATTTTAKKKRNLPGMPDPDAEVIALSPKTLMATNRFVCEICNKGFQRDQNLQLHRRGHNLPWKLRQRSSKEVRKRVYVCPEPTCVHHDPSRALGDLTGIKKHFCRKHGEKKWKCDKCSKKYAVQSDWKAHSKICGTREYKCDCGTLFSRRDSFITHRAFCDALAEESARSHPQSAAKGSPESESKAATGDSAPSVPAAPLDNIVVLSTLQTQNTELPENSPQIIEEPPANTAINGSCSTSTSTSSTSNNNSNGGASSSVFASLFASSTPSQNLQSQTPAFSDLIRAMGPPADLSGPSSAESISLCLGSSIFATGGQERRQYAPPPQPAMSATALLQKAAQMGAAATNASLLRGLGIVSSSASSSPGQQDSLQWGQRPVEPENSTVPSGLGLSLPYDGDSGLKELMMGTPSMFVPKQTTLDFLGLGMAVGGTPGGGLSALMTSIGGGLDVTSAAASFGNGEFSGKDIGGNT